A portion of the Aquipuribacter hungaricus genome contains these proteins:
- a CDS encoding EAL domain-containing protein has product MTTSCPSAPVDLPEVVKVAEELASGLRTDYDDCVELVLAGLRQRLGFDVAFVGQFRDGNRVVEAVDSDPEDASILEAGLSEPLEQSYCARVADGRLPEFVHDARAQPAVQDLPATRGLPVGTHLSVPIRYSDGDVYGTLCGFTQTPDPGIRERDLGVMRLVARLLARYLEGDRLPRRSREQTREDVEQVIDAGGPAVVYQPVRDLASMDVVGYEALSRFGDGALPDEWFARAASVGMGVELEIAAVRKALTRLPDVPGRAYLAVNLSAAAICSDEMPRALGPLDLSAVVVELTEQTGVTDYAAMRERVGWLRGRGGRVAIDDAGAGYAGLQRILEMSPDVIKLDRALVHDVAEDEARQALVAALTWFARRTGATLVAEGVETSAEVEVLRQLGVPLGQGYHLGMPALLD; this is encoded by the coding sequence GTGACCACCAGCTGTCCGTCGGCACCGGTCGACCTGCCAGAGGTCGTCAAGGTGGCAGAAGAGCTGGCCTCGGGGCTGAGGACGGACTACGACGACTGCGTCGAGCTCGTCCTGGCGGGGCTCCGGCAGCGCCTGGGCTTCGACGTGGCCTTCGTCGGCCAGTTCCGGGACGGGAACCGCGTCGTGGAGGCGGTCGACTCCGACCCCGAGGACGCGAGCATCCTCGAGGCCGGGCTGTCGGAGCCGCTGGAGCAGAGCTACTGCGCCCGGGTCGCCGACGGCCGCCTGCCGGAGTTCGTCCACGACGCCCGCGCCCAGCCGGCCGTCCAGGACCTGCCCGCCACCCGCGGCCTGCCGGTCGGGACGCACCTCAGCGTCCCGATCCGCTACAGCGACGGCGACGTCTACGGCACCCTGTGCGGCTTCACCCAGACCCCGGACCCCGGCATCCGCGAGCGCGACCTCGGGGTGATGCGCCTCGTCGCGCGCCTGCTGGCCCGCTACCTGGAGGGCGACCGGCTCCCCCGCCGCAGCCGCGAGCAGACCCGCGAGGACGTCGAGCAGGTCATCGACGCCGGCGGCCCGGCCGTGGTCTACCAACCGGTCCGGGACCTGGCCTCGATGGACGTCGTCGGGTACGAGGCCCTCAGCCGGTTCGGCGACGGCGCGCTGCCCGACGAGTGGTTCGCCCGCGCGGCCTCCGTCGGCATGGGCGTGGAGCTGGAGATCGCCGCGGTGCGCAAGGCGCTCACCCGCCTGCCCGACGTCCCGGGCCGCGCCTACCTGGCCGTCAACCTGTCCGCGGCCGCCATCTGCTCCGACGAGATGCCGAGGGCGCTCGGCCCCCTCGACCTGTCCGCGGTCGTCGTCGAGCTCACCGAGCAGACCGGCGTGACGGACTACGCCGCGATGCGCGAGCGGGTCGGCTGGCTGCGCGGGCGGGGCGGTCGCGTGGCGATCGACGACGCGGGCGCCGGCTACGCGGGCCTGCAGCGCATCCTCGAGATGTCGCCGGACGTCATCAAGCTCGACCGCGCCCTGGTGCACGACGTCGCCGAGGACGAGGCGCGCCAGGCGCTCGTCGCGGCGCTCACGTGGTTCGCCCGGCGGACCGGCGCCACCCTGGTGGCCGAGGGCGTCGAGACCTCGGCCGAGGTGGAGGTCCTGCGCCAGCTCGGCGTCCCGCTCGGCCAGGGCTACCACCTGGGGATGCCCGCCCTGCTCGACTGA